The Thermus brockianus genome window below encodes:
- a CDS encoding class I SAM-dependent RNA methyltransferase: MQARIEKLVPGGYGLARTEEGAILVKGALPGEVVRGVPVRRKGTLFLEEVEILEPHPQRYPHPLPPSADLPLAYEAQLPLKEALVGDALARIAKLEASLLPIRPSPRPLGYRTAAQYARYPLGGLAYRLPESHALYPLEEDPLLAEPLASAFALLKTWPLPVEEVALRGSLLEGRVLLGLIGGSLEALKRPAKALVKEGFAGVVWAEPSAKGRFRGRVTPLHGERTLLERFGPLTATVSVESFSQVNPLAAGELFAEAAGLASGGERALELYAGSGLLSLLLAPRYREVVAVEVSKEAVRRGEADRRRLGVENLRFHRGDVREALRFGRFDLVAVDPPRAGLAPEVRAYLLESRPQEILYIACDPATWARDVGELVRGGYRLAFVRPYDFFPFTHHVEVLSLLRLG, translated from the coding sequence CAAGGGGGCCCTGCCGGGGGAGGTGGTGCGGGGGGTACCCGTGCGGCGAAAGGGAACCCTCTTTCTGGAAGAGGTGGAAATCCTAGAGCCCCACCCCCAGCGTTACCCCCATCCCCTTCCCCCCTCCGCCGACCTCCCCCTGGCCTACGAGGCCCAGCTCCCCCTCAAGGAGGCCCTGGTAGGGGACGCCTTGGCGCGCATCGCCAAGCTGGAAGCCTCCCTCCTGCCCATCCGCCCTTCGCCCAGGCCCTTGGGCTACCGCACCGCCGCCCAGTACGCCCGCTACCCCTTGGGGGGCCTCGCCTACCGCCTTCCCGAAAGCCACGCCCTCTACCCCTTGGAGGAGGACCCCCTCCTGGCCGAGCCCTTGGCCTCCGCCTTCGCCCTCTTAAAGACCTGGCCCCTTCCCGTGGAGGAGGTGGCCCTTAGGGGTAGCCTCTTGGAGGGGAGGGTGCTCCTAGGCCTCATCGGGGGGAGCCTCGAGGCCCTAAAGCGCCCCGCCAAGGCCCTGGTGAAGGAGGGCTTCGCCGGGGTGGTCTGGGCAGAACCTTCCGCCAAGGGGCGCTTTCGCGGCCGGGTCACGCCCCTCCACGGGGAGAGAACCCTTCTAGAGCGCTTTGGCCCCCTCACCGCCACGGTGAGCGTGGAAAGCTTCAGCCAGGTGAACCCCTTGGCGGCCGGGGAACTCTTCGCCGAAGCCGCCGGGCTCGCCTCAGGGGGGGAAAGGGCCTTGGAGCTCTACGCCGGAAGCGGCCTCCTCTCCCTCCTCCTCGCCCCCCGCTACCGGGAGGTGGTGGCGGTGGAGGTGAGCAAAGAAGCGGTGCGCCGGGGCGAGGCGGACCGGAGGCGGCTTGGGGTGGAAAACCTCCGCTTCCACCGGGGGGATGTCCGGGAAGCCCTTCGGTTTGGGCGGTTTGACCTGGTGGCGGTGGACCCACCCCGGGCCGGGCTCGCCCCGGAGGTGCGGGCCTACCTCCTGGAAAGCCGGCCCCAAGAGATCCTCTACATCGCCTGCGACCCCGCCACCTGGGCCCGGGACGTGGGGGAGTTGGTGCGGGGGGGATACCGCCTGGCCTTCGTGCGGCCCTACGATTTCTTCCCCTTCACCCACCACGTGGAGGTCCTCTCCCTCCTCCGGCTAGGGTAG
- a CDS encoding LysM peptidoglycan-binding domain-containing M23 family metallopeptidase, with product MPRLFSLAFLLLAAWAKTHTVAPGETLYGIAKRYGTTVEALARLNGLADPNRLRVGQVLWVGPEERALPRGKVLFWPPVQGRAFGLRVEGYTSGEAEFLGVRYPLVPGSRGLWGLLAVGALVAPGEYPLRLLLEGEAVSLTLLVAPGQYGQEALALSPSLEALLQDPEAKAERKRVVAACPKEGPLLAKAFLAPVEGARVTSPFGTRRRYGNRFASYHEGLDLAAPLGTPVRAVAEGVVVLSQRLRVRGEAVVLAHGMGLCTGYWHLSERRVREGARVRAGEVLGLLGSTGLSTGPHLHLEVRLQGVPVDPAPFFRGLPLP from the coding sequence ATGCCCCGCCTTTTTTCCCTCGCCTTCCTCCTTCTCGCCGCCTGGGCCAAGACCCACACCGTGGCCCCGGGGGAGACGCTCTATGGCATCGCCAAGCGCTACGGCACCACGGTGGAAGCCCTGGCCCGCCTCAATGGCCTCGCCGACCCCAACCGCCTCCGGGTGGGGCAGGTCCTGTGGGTGGGGCCGGAGGAAAGGGCCCTTCCCCGGGGCAAGGTCCTTTTCTGGCCCCCGGTGCAGGGGCGGGCCTTCGGCCTTCGGGTGGAGGGCTACACCTCGGGCGAGGCGGAGTTCCTCGGGGTACGCTATCCCTTGGTGCCCGGCTCCCGGGGGCTTTGGGGGCTCCTGGCGGTGGGGGCTTTGGTGGCCCCAGGGGAGTACCCGCTACGCCTCCTCCTGGAGGGGGAAGCGGTTTCCCTAACCCTGCTGGTCGCCCCGGGGCAGTATGGCCAGGAGGCCCTGGCCTTGAGCCCAAGCCTCGAGGCCCTCCTCCAGGACCCGGAGGCGAAGGCGGAGCGAAAGCGGGTGGTGGCCGCCTGCCCCAAGGAAGGGCCCCTTCTTGCCAAGGCGTTTCTTGCCCCCGTGGAAGGGGCCAGGGTCACGAGCCCCTTCGGCACCCGGCGGCGTTACGGGAACCGCTTCGCTTCCTACCACGAGGGCCTGGACCTCGCCGCTCCTTTGGGCACCCCGGTGCGGGCGGTGGCGGAGGGGGTGGTGGTGCTCTCCCAGAGGCTTCGGGTGCGGGGCGAGGCCGTGGTCCTGGCCCACGGGATGGGGCTTTGCACCGGGTATTGGCACTTGTCGGAACGAAGGGTGCGGGAAGGGGCAAGGGTGCGGGCGGGGGAGGTTTTGGGGCTCCTCGGGAGCACGGGGCTTTCCACCGGGCCTCACCTGCACCTGGAGGTGCGCCTCCAAGGGGTGCCCGTGGACCCGGCCCCCTTTTTCCGGGGGCTTCCCCTACCCTAG
- the aroQ gene encoding type II 3-dehydroquinate dehydratase, with protein sequence MVLILNGPNLNLLGTREPEVYGRTTLEELEALCEAWGAELGLGVAFRQSNYEGQLIEWVQQAHREGFLAIVLNPGALTHYSYALLDAIRAQPLPVVEVHLTNLHAREAFRQHSVTAGACRGIISGFGPLSYKLALTYLAEVLEVG encoded by the coding sequence ATGGTGCTGATCCTAAACGGCCCCAACCTGAACCTATTGGGAACGCGGGAGCCTGAGGTCTACGGCCGCACCACCCTGGAGGAGCTGGAGGCCCTTTGTGAGGCCTGGGGCGCGGAGCTTGGCCTCGGGGTGGCCTTCCGCCAGAGCAACTACGAGGGGCAGCTCATTGAGTGGGTACAGCAAGCCCACCGGGAAGGGTTTTTGGCCATCGTCCTCAACCCCGGGGCCCTCACCCACTACTCCTACGCCCTCCTGGACGCCATCCGGGCCCAGCCCCTCCCCGTGGTGGAGGTCCACCTGACGAACCTCCACGCCCGGGAGGCTTTTCGCCAGCACTCCGTGACCGCCGGGGCCTGCCGGGGGATCATCTCCGGCTTTGGCCCCCTCTCCTACAAGCTCGCCCTCACCTACCTGGCGGAGGTTCTGGAGGTGGGCTAG
- the crcB gene encoding fluoride efflux transporter CrcB, with the protein MERYLLVALGGALGSALRYGLGAYVQGLLGPGFPYSTLFVNALGSFLIGAVLRLSLEGALSPEARLFLAVGVLGGFTTFSTFSYETLTLLQDGEVARALAYVGLSLFLGLLLVYLGYRLAGLR; encoded by the coding sequence GTGGAGCGCTACCTCCTGGTGGCCTTGGGCGGGGCCTTGGGCTCGGCCTTGCGCTACGGGCTTGGGGCCTACGTCCAAGGGCTCTTGGGCCCGGGTTTTCCCTACAGCACCCTTTTCGTGAACGCCCTGGGGAGCTTCCTCATCGGGGCGGTGCTTCGGCTTTCCCTAGAGGGGGCCCTTTCCCCTGAGGCGCGGCTTTTCCTGGCGGTGGGGGTCCTCGGGGGGTTCACCACCTTCTCCACCTTCAGCTACGAGACCTTAACCCTCCTGCAGGACGGGGAGGTGGCCCGGGCCTTGGCCTACGTGGGCCTAAGCCTTTTCCTAGGGCTTTTGCTGGTGTACTTGGGCTACCGCCTAGCGGGGCTTCGCTAG
- the ribH gene encoding 6,7-dimethyl-8-ribityllumazine synthase — MRPKTFSPILTAKGVRLAVAVGRFNERVTKLLLEGALEAYARLGGDPAEVLVAWVPGSFELPLVAKRLAQRPDVDAVVALGAVVRGETPHFEYVAAQAASGLMQAMLQTEKPIVFGVLTTNTPEEAQERAGGKAGNKGAEAVFTAIEMVRLLEVISR; from the coding sequence ATGAGGCCCAAGACCTTCTCCCCCATCCTCACCGCCAAGGGGGTGCGGCTCGCCGTCGCCGTGGGCCGCTTCAACGAGCGGGTGACCAAGCTCCTCTTGGAGGGGGCCCTCGAGGCCTACGCCCGGCTCGGGGGCGATCCGGCCGAGGTCCTGGTGGCCTGGGTGCCCGGCTCCTTTGAGCTTCCCCTGGTGGCTAAGCGCCTGGCCCAGCGCCCCGATGTGGACGCCGTGGTGGCCTTAGGGGCCGTGGTGCGGGGGGAGACCCCCCACTTTGAGTACGTGGCGGCCCAGGCGGCAAGCGGCCTCATGCAGGCCATGCTCCAGACGGAAAAGCCCATCGTTTTCGGCGTCCTCACCACCAACACCCCCGAGGAGGCCCAAGAGCGCGCCGGGGGTAAGGCCGGGAACAAGGGCGCCGAGGCGGTCTTCACCGCCATTGAAATGGTGCGCCTCCTAGAGGTTATTTCCCGGTGA